From a single Streptomyces sp. 1331.2 genomic region:
- a CDS encoding type I restriction-modification system subunit M produces MSALGSFIWSIADQLRGPYRPNQYGTVILPFTILRRLDCVLEPDRAAVQELAARYENPNRLKVEVKKVTGRTFYNTSNYEFANLLADADGLADNLTDYIDRFSADVDVFEYFDFKKEILALEKAGLLREIVKSFGAVDLHPNVVSNADMGDAFEYIIRKFNEAANETSGDHYTPRDAIRLLVDLLFAEKDVDLSEGSIIRSLYDPTAGTGGMLSLAEEHLLDQNPEAKLSLYGQEYNPQSYAICKSDLLAKGHDATNIAFGNTLTDDAFKGRQFDYCMSNPPYGVDWKQYAKAVKEERDSAGPYGRFAPGLPATSDGQMLFLLHLAYKMRAPEDGGGRVGIVMNGSPLFNGGAESGPSNIRKWLLENDLVEAIVALPTNMFFNTGIATYIWILDNTKHPDRQGKVQLIDGTSFWTKMRKNLGAKGRQISDDDRAEIVKLYADFTDANPDTSKVLPNNEFGYWTITVERPLLDEDGNPVVDRKGNPKPDSKKRDTENVPFTYGGSTAGAAGEREVIQTYFDAEVKPHVPDAFIDWAKTKTGYEIPFTRHFYRYTPPRPLAEIDADLEKQVAKILDLLREVEQ; encoded by the coding sequence GTGAGCGCGCTCGGTAGCTTCATCTGGTCAATCGCTGACCAGCTTCGAGGCCCCTACCGTCCCAACCAGTACGGGACAGTGATCCTCCCGTTCACGATCCTGAGACGGCTCGACTGCGTACTCGAGCCGGACCGCGCGGCGGTACAGGAGCTGGCTGCGAGGTACGAGAACCCGAACCGGCTCAAGGTCGAGGTCAAGAAGGTCACGGGGCGGACGTTCTACAACACCTCCAACTACGAGTTCGCGAACCTGCTGGCCGATGCGGACGGACTGGCGGACAACCTCACCGACTACATCGACCGGTTCTCCGCCGACGTGGACGTGTTCGAGTACTTTGACTTCAAGAAGGAGATCCTGGCCCTGGAGAAGGCCGGGCTTCTGCGCGAGATCGTCAAGTCCTTCGGCGCCGTCGACCTGCATCCCAACGTGGTGTCCAACGCAGACATGGGGGATGCGTTCGAGTACATCATCCGGAAGTTCAACGAGGCCGCGAACGAGACCTCTGGTGACCACTACACGCCACGCGACGCGATCCGACTGCTGGTCGACCTACTCTTCGCGGAGAAGGACGTCGACCTCTCCGAGGGCAGCATCATCCGGTCGCTGTACGACCCCACCGCTGGCACCGGCGGCATGCTCTCCCTAGCAGAAGAGCATCTGCTCGACCAGAACCCCGAGGCCAAGCTGAGCTTGTACGGCCAGGAGTACAACCCGCAGTCGTACGCCATCTGCAAGTCCGACCTGCTCGCAAAGGGCCACGACGCGACCAACATCGCGTTCGGCAACACGCTCACCGACGACGCCTTCAAGGGCCGCCAGTTCGACTATTGCATGTCCAACCCGCCCTACGGGGTGGACTGGAAGCAGTACGCCAAGGCGGTCAAGGAGGAGCGCGACTCCGCCGGCCCCTACGGCCGCTTCGCGCCGGGACTCCCCGCAACCTCGGACGGCCAGATGCTCTTCCTGCTCCACTTGGCCTACAAGATGCGGGCACCTGAGGACGGCGGCGGCCGCGTCGGCATCGTCATGAACGGCTCGCCACTCTTCAACGGCGGCGCCGAATCAGGCCCCTCCAACATCCGCAAGTGGCTGTTGGAGAATGACCTCGTCGAGGCGATTGTCGCCCTGCCAACCAACATGTTCTTCAACACCGGCATCGCAACCTATATCTGGATCCTCGACAACACCAAGCACCCCGACCGCCAAGGCAAGGTCCAACTCATCGACGGCACGTCGTTCTGGACCAAGATGCGCAAGAACCTCGGCGCCAAGGGCCGGCAGATCAGCGACGATGACCGCGCCGAGATCGTCAAGCTGTACGCCGACTTCACTGACGCCAACCCCGACACCTCCAAGGTGCTACCCAACAACGAGTTCGGCTACTGGACCATCACCGTCGAGCGTCCCCTGCTCGATGAGGACGGGAACCCTGTCGTCGACCGCAAGGGCAACCCGAAGCCCGACTCGAAGAAGCGTGACACCGAAAACGTGCCCTTCACCTACGGCGGCTCAACCGCCGGCGCGGCAGGGGAGCGCGAAGTAATCCAGACGTACTTCGACGCGGAGGTGAAGCCGCACGTTCCTGATGCCTTTATCGACTGGGCCAAGACCAAGACCGGCTACGAGATCCCCTTCACCCGCCACTTCTATAGGTACACCCCACCCCGCCCTCTCGCCGAGATCGACGCCGACCTGGAGAAGCAGGTCGCCAAGATCCTCGATCTCCTCCGCGAGGTGGAGCAGTGA
- a CDS encoding cation:proton antiporter, protein MTLAQSTVAAVQTATAHLAAVRTAPQLTSHQVLVFLLQLGVLLLVAFCLGRLANRIGLAPVVGELAAGVLLGPSVFGRIASGAADWLFPARADQAHLLDAVAQLSVLLLVGVAGAHLDLRMLRRRRTVVAKIGLAGLLLPLALGVSAGYVVPAALIGESGHGLVFALFLGVALSVSAIPVIAKTFADMNLLHRDVGQLTLASAAVDDAIGWMLLSLVATMAAGSLGVLHIGLAVATLAGFLLVALVLGRPLVRWAMRRAGGAGQPGPTAVVATVVILFCASATQLLNLEAVFGAFVAGVLLSSVVEHRLLAPLRTVTVSVFAPLFLANAGLRIDLGALLDPSVLLTGVALLVLAVVGKFAGAYLGARTSGLTRWEGLAIGAGLNARGAVEIVVASIGLKLGVLTTATYTVVVLIAVFTSMMAPPVLRRAMARIEQNADERLREAELELAPAARETPSEA, encoded by the coding sequence ATGACCCTCGCACAGAGCACGGTCGCGGCCGTGCAGACGGCCACCGCGCACCTCGCGGCCGTGCGTACGGCCCCGCAACTGACCTCGCACCAGGTGCTGGTCTTCCTGCTCCAGCTCGGTGTGCTGCTCCTCGTCGCCTTCTGCCTGGGGCGGTTGGCGAACCGGATCGGCCTGGCCCCGGTCGTCGGCGAGCTGGCCGCCGGCGTGCTGCTCGGGCCCTCCGTCTTCGGCCGGATCGCCTCGGGCGCGGCCGACTGGCTGTTCCCGGCCCGCGCCGATCAGGCCCACCTGCTCGACGCGGTGGCCCAGCTGTCGGTGCTGCTGCTGGTCGGGGTGGCCGGGGCGCACCTGGACCTGCGGATGCTCCGGCGGCGGCGGACCGTGGTGGCGAAGATCGGGCTGGCCGGCCTGCTGCTCCCACTCGCCCTGGGGGTGTCGGCCGGGTACGTGGTGCCCGCCGCGCTGATCGGGGAGTCCGGGCACGGGCTGGTCTTCGCGCTGTTCCTCGGGGTGGCGCTGAGCGTCAGCGCCATCCCGGTGATCGCCAAGACGTTCGCCGACATGAACCTGCTCCACCGGGACGTCGGCCAGCTCACCCTGGCCAGTGCGGCGGTGGACGACGCGATCGGCTGGATGCTGCTGTCGCTGGTGGCGACCATGGCGGCGGGCTCGCTGGGGGTGCTGCACATCGGTCTGGCGGTGGCGACGCTGGCGGGCTTCCTGCTGGTGGCCCTGGTGCTCGGCCGGCCGCTGGTGCGGTGGGCGATGCGCCGGGCGGGCGGGGCGGGCCAGCCCGGTCCGACCGCGGTCGTTGCGACGGTGGTCATCCTGTTCTGCGCGAGTGCCACCCAACTGCTGAACCTGGAGGCGGTGTTCGGCGCCTTCGTGGCCGGCGTGCTGCTCTCCTCGGTGGTCGAACACCGGTTGCTCGCGCCGCTGCGGACGGTGACGGTGTCGGTCTTCGCGCCGCTCTTCCTGGCCAACGCCGGGCTGCGGATCGACCTGGGCGCTCTGCTCGACCCGTCCGTGTTGCTGACCGGCGTGGCGCTGCTGGTGCTGGCGGTGGTCGGCAAGTTCGCCGGGGCGTACCTGGGCGCGCGGACCAGCGGGCTCACCCGCTGGGAGGGGCTGGCGATCGGCGCCGGTCTCAATGCCCGGGGGGCGGTGGAGATCGTGGTGGCCTCGATCGGCCTGAAACTCGGGGTCCTGACCACCGCGACCTACACGGTCGTGGTGCTGATCGCGGTCTTCACCTCGATGATGGCGCCGCCGGTGCTCCGGCGGGCGATGGCCCGGATCGAGCAGAATGCGGACGAGCGGCTCCGGGAGGCGGAGCTGGAGCTGGCGCCCGCGGCTCGGGAGACGCCGTCCGAAGCCTGA
- a CDS encoding class I SAM-dependent methyltransferase, translating to MSVAQRSAQVAAVFDRVVEEYDNVGVPWFTPIAERLVRETGARPGERALDLGCGRGAALFALAEAVGPQGRATGIDLSSGMVAATRQDAAARGLGNVDVAVMDAGAPELPTGGYDVAVASFVVFFLPAPGRALRAWRELLVPGGRLGLSTFSDHSSGWLDGVFRSFLPPRAFSAASPFDSDEGVERLVTSAGFTAARTTTFELDVLLRDLDHWQQWSRSHGQRATWDRIPVEQHDRVRAAAGEFLEPYRTADGHYRITQPIRLTLAERP from the coding sequence ATGTCGGTAGCGCAACGCAGTGCGCAGGTCGCGGCGGTCTTCGACCGCGTGGTCGAGGAGTACGACAACGTCGGCGTGCCCTGGTTCACGCCGATCGCCGAGCGGCTGGTCCGGGAGACCGGGGCGAGGCCGGGGGAGCGGGCGCTGGACCTGGGCTGCGGCCGCGGTGCGGCGCTCTTCGCGCTGGCCGAAGCGGTAGGGCCGCAGGGACGGGCGACCGGGATCGACCTGTCATCCGGAATGGTCGCGGCGACCCGGCAGGACGCGGCCGCGCGCGGGCTCGGCAACGTCGACGTGGCCGTGATGGACGCCGGCGCGCCGGAGCTGCCCACCGGGGGCTACGACGTGGCGGTCGCGTCCTTCGTGGTCTTCTTCCTTCCGGCGCCCGGCCGCGCACTCCGGGCCTGGCGCGAACTCCTGGTGCCCGGCGGCCGGTTGGGCCTGTCGACGTTCTCCGACCACTCCTCGGGCTGGCTGGACGGGGTGTTCCGGTCGTTCCTGCCGCCGCGGGCGTTCTCGGCGGCGAGCCCCTTCGACAGCGACGAGGGCGTCGAGCGGCTGGTCACCTCGGCGGGCTTCACCGCGGCGAGGACCACGACCTTCGAGCTCGACGTGCTCCTCCGCGACCTGGACCACTGGCAGCAGTGGTCCAGGTCGCACGGGCAGCGGGCCACCTGGGATCGGATCCCGGTGGAGCAGCACGACCGGGTGCGGGCGGCGGCCGGGGAGTTCCTGGAGCCGTACCGGACGGCGGACGGGCACTACCGGATCACCCAGCCGATCCGGCTGACGCTGGCCGAGCGGCCCTAG
- a CDS encoding type I restriction endonuclease subunit R, which produces MADHNEVVFETEICEFLRDHGWLYSESDRDGGEYDRERALFPADLFAWLKETQKPAYEKALKAAGSQAKFLDVLTAALDRPLEHGGGTLNILRNGVQYIGGGRLKMAQFRPETSLNGTTAAHYEQMRVRVVRQVHFSTADQRSIDLVFFVNGLPVATVELKTSFTQSLDEAVNQYKHDRHPLTNGRPEPLLSFGHRALVHFAVSNDLAAMTTKLEGEKTHFLPFNIGFDSGSGNPPGADGRSSTAYLWERVWEKHAWLNILGRLMIVQSKDEWDVTTGTSVRRTNMLFPRFHQWEAVTRIVEAVKEEGVGQRYLIEHSAGSGKTNTIAWTAHRLARLHVDDRKVFDSVLVVVDRTVLDSQLQDAIRQIDGTGKIVATISPEDVRKAGAKSKSGLLAQALKNGELIIVVTLQTFPHALDEIRTDAGLKGKRFAVIADEAHSSQSGQISAKLKQVLTAEEVKEIEDGGEVDVESILASEMTERAESENISYFAFTATPKSKTLELFGRKGADGKPREFHLYSMKQAIEEGYILDVLKGYQHYDMALKIAGKAGSGDGDEVEEAAARKGLMRWVQLHPTNISQKVQIIVEHFHTNVAYLLEGKAKAMVVTDSRRSAVKYKLAIDAYIAKRRAEDASYNYRTLVAFSGGVTMTEDETWHNDWGPQPSKDDEFTEANMNPGAGADLAAAFKGETYKIMLVANKFQTGFDQPLLSAMYVDKKLPGITAVQTLSRLNRTHRTAGGEQKRKTFVIDFKNKPEDIKTAFEPYFKNATLETETDPYVVVHLANKLAQAGIYAEDDVRKVAELWVTRKGNNALSAAISPPQHDFRRRYARAIEEEDKVTLSALDLFRKDVSTYVRLYDFMSQFVDYGDPYMEMLSIFLRLLEKVIAESAWAADVDLSDVVLVGVKHNKAIPVDISLVGDGQLKGISAAGTGTKKDPKYVALQVVIDKMNDLFGAESFAAFQVREFVQGLVQRLLTDPNLVKQTKVNSKKQFVESQDFRAAVTEAVADNQDAHNTMADYFFTDGPAINAIIVALADAFYEAAVDQQVDS; this is translated from the coding sequence ATGGCGGACCACAACGAGGTGGTCTTCGAGACTGAGATCTGCGAGTTCCTGCGGGACCATGGCTGGCTGTACTCGGAGAGCGACCGTGACGGCGGGGAGTACGATCGGGAACGAGCGCTGTTCCCTGCAGACCTGTTCGCGTGGCTGAAGGAGACCCAGAAGCCAGCGTACGAGAAGGCGTTAAAGGCCGCGGGCTCGCAGGCGAAGTTCCTCGACGTGCTGACCGCGGCGCTCGACCGCCCGCTGGAACATGGCGGTGGGACGCTGAACATCCTGCGTAACGGGGTGCAGTACATCGGCGGTGGTCGGTTGAAGATGGCGCAGTTCCGTCCCGAGACGTCGCTCAACGGGACCACAGCGGCACACTACGAGCAGATGCGGGTGCGGGTGGTGCGACAGGTGCACTTCTCGACCGCCGACCAGCGCAGTATCGATTTAGTGTTCTTCGTCAACGGGCTCCCGGTGGCCACGGTGGAGCTGAAGACCAGCTTCACCCAGTCGCTGGACGAGGCTGTGAACCAGTACAAGCACGATCGCCATCCGTTGACGAACGGGCGGCCGGAGCCACTGCTGTCGTTCGGGCACCGGGCGCTGGTGCACTTCGCGGTCTCGAACGACCTGGCAGCGATGACCACGAAGCTGGAGGGCGAGAAGACCCACTTCTTGCCGTTCAACATCGGCTTCGACAGCGGTTCCGGCAACCCACCCGGCGCGGACGGACGGTCGTCGACGGCGTACCTGTGGGAGCGGGTGTGGGAGAAACACGCCTGGTTGAACATCCTCGGGCGGCTGATGATCGTGCAGTCCAAGGACGAGTGGGACGTCACGACCGGCACGTCGGTGCGGCGTACGAACATGCTCTTCCCGCGGTTCCACCAGTGGGAGGCCGTCACGCGCATCGTCGAGGCGGTGAAGGAGGAGGGTGTCGGGCAGCGGTACCTGATCGAGCACTCGGCCGGGTCAGGGAAGACGAACACCATCGCGTGGACGGCCCACCGGCTGGCGCGGCTGCATGTCGATGATCGGAAGGTCTTCGACTCGGTCCTCGTGGTCGTGGACCGCACCGTACTCGACTCCCAGTTGCAGGATGCGATCCGGCAGATCGACGGCACTGGCAAGATCGTCGCCACTATCAGCCCCGAGGACGTCCGCAAGGCCGGCGCGAAGTCAAAGTCGGGCCTGCTGGCCCAGGCGCTGAAGAACGGTGAGCTGATCATCGTGGTGACGCTGCAGACATTCCCACACGCGTTGGACGAGATCCGCACTGACGCCGGCCTGAAGGGCAAGCGCTTCGCCGTCATCGCCGATGAGGCGCACTCCTCACAGTCGGGTCAGATCTCCGCAAAGCTGAAGCAGGTGCTGACCGCTGAGGAGGTCAAGGAGATCGAGGACGGCGGCGAGGTCGATGTGGAGTCGATCCTCGCGTCAGAGATGACGGAGCGGGCCGAGTCGGAGAACATCTCCTATTTCGCCTTCACCGCGACGCCGAAGAGCAAGACCCTCGAACTGTTCGGCCGCAAGGGTGCCGACGGGAAGCCGCGCGAGTTCCACTTGTACTCGATGAAGCAGGCGATCGAAGAGGGCTACATCCTCGACGTGCTCAAGGGCTATCAGCACTACGACATGGCGCTGAAAATCGCGGGCAAGGCCGGGAGCGGCGATGGGGACGAGGTCGAGGAGGCCGCCGCCCGTAAGGGCCTGATGCGGTGGGTGCAGCTCCACCCAACGAACATCAGCCAGAAGGTGCAGATCATCGTCGAGCACTTCCACACCAACGTCGCCTACCTCCTCGAAGGCAAGGCGAAGGCAATGGTAGTGACCGACTCGCGCAGGTCAGCGGTGAAGTACAAGCTGGCCATAGACGCCTACATCGCCAAGCGTCGCGCCGAGGACGCCTCGTACAACTACCGCACCCTGGTCGCCTTCTCCGGCGGGGTGACGATGACCGAGGACGAGACCTGGCACAACGACTGGGGCCCACAGCCATCGAAGGACGACGAGTTCACCGAAGCCAACATGAACCCCGGCGCCGGGGCTGACCTGGCGGCCGCGTTCAAGGGCGAGACGTACAAGATCATGCTGGTCGCCAACAAGTTCCAGACCGGCTTCGACCAGCCCCTGCTCTCGGCGATGTACGTCGACAAGAAGCTGCCAGGGATCACCGCGGTGCAAACACTCTCACGACTCAACCGCACCCACCGCACCGCAGGTGGCGAGCAGAAGCGCAAGACGTTCGTCATCGACTTCAAGAACAAGCCCGAGGACATCAAGACGGCCTTCGAGCCGTACTTCAAGAACGCCACCCTGGAGACCGAGACCGACCCGTACGTCGTCGTCCACCTTGCGAACAAGCTCGCCCAGGCCGGAATCTACGCCGAGGACGACGTCCGCAAGGTCGCCGAGCTGTGGGTGACCCGGAAGGGCAACAACGCGCTCTCGGCGGCGATCAGCCCGCCGCAGCACGACTTCCGGCGCCGCTACGCGAGGGCGATCGAGGAAGAGGACAAGGTCACGCTCAGTGCGCTCGACCTGTTCCGCAAGGATGTCTCCACCTACGTACGCCTCTATGACTTCATGTCCCAGTTCGTCGACTACGGCGACCCCTACATGGAGATGCTCTCGATCTTCCTGCGTCTCCTGGAGAAGGTCATCGCCGAGTCCGCCTGGGCCGCCGACGTCGACCTCTCCGACGTGGTGCTCGTTGGGGTCAAGCACAACAAGGCTATCCCGGTCGACATCTCGCTCGTGGGCGATGGGCAGCTGAAGGGCATCAGCGCTGCCGGCACGGGAACGAAGAAGGACCCGAAGTACGTCGCGCTCCAGGTCGTCATAGACAAGATGAACGACCTCTTCGGCGCCGAATCGTTCGCCGCGTTCCAGGTCAGAGAGTTCGTACAGGGGCTCGTCCAGCGGTTGCTCACCGACCCGAACCTGGTCAAGCAGACCAAGGTGAACTCCAAGAAGCAGTTCGTGGAGTCACAAGACTTCCGAGCAGCCGTCACGGAGGCAGTTGCAGACAATCAGGACGCCCACAACACGATGGCTGACTACTTCTTCACCGACGGGCCGGCCATCAACGCGATCATCGTCGCCCTCGCGGATGCCTTCTACGAAGCAGCGGTCGATCAGCAGGTGGATTCTTAG
- a CDS encoding histidine phosphatase family protein, whose amino-acid sequence MTLLVIRHAESVENADKYNGFYQDPRPYSGHAAHAISRTIVGLTPRGFRQAQWLAGVLPELVGPEPCVYTSTYRRAIDTAAIALPDLPDGWPQQTVLLDEQHYGDATYMTKRELYNSYPALAEDRRLRKHIWTAPGGGESLAEGVLNRAAEFAALAQAELQESRTVVAFTHQTAAVALRSLLEACTLPEVLAEERKGKLPNAAILHYELRDGRFTRTGTTTPSI is encoded by the coding sequence ATGACCCTGCTCGTCATCCGGCACGCAGAGTCCGTCGAGAACGCCGACAAGTACAACGGTTTCTACCAGGACCCCCGCCCCTACAGCGGACACGCCGCGCACGCCATCTCCCGCACCATCGTCGGCCTGACCCCTCGCGGCTTCCGGCAGGCCCAGTGGCTGGCCGGCGTCCTGCCGGAGCTCGTCGGCCCGGAGCCGTGCGTTTACACCTCGACCTACCGCAGGGCGATCGACACTGCCGCGATTGCCCTGCCCGACCTCCCTGACGGGTGGCCTCAGCAGACCGTGCTCCTGGACGAGCAGCACTACGGCGACGCCACCTACATGACCAAGCGCGAGCTCTACAACAGCTACCCCGCACTCGCCGAGGACCGCCGCCTGCGCAAGCACATCTGGACCGCGCCGGGCGGCGGTGAGTCGCTCGCCGAGGGCGTGCTCAACCGGGCCGCCGAGTTCGCCGCCCTCGCCCAGGCCGAACTCCAGGAATCGCGCACCGTTGTCGCCTTCACCCACCAGACCGCCGCGGTGGCCCTTCGGTCCCTGCTCGAAGCCTGCACCTTGCCCGAGGTCCTCGCCGAGGAGCGGAAGGGCAAGCTGCCCAACGCCGCCATCCTCCACTACGAACTGCGAGACGGCCGGTTCACCCGGACGGGAACCACTACCCCGTCGATCTAG
- a CDS encoding pyridoxamine 5'-phosphate oxidase family protein — protein sequence MLISEATLAFLGEPLPIIVGTRRQSGSVKMNPAWFEFHDGYFWFNSWRGAHWLAQVERDRQATLLLMDPQDMYRVVHVETALVATRTEGAGAHLDRLSYRYRGEPYRAVAPMQRVIIQLEPLHVRSTLDGRPRR from the coding sequence GTGCTGATCAGCGAGGCGACGCTGGCCTTTCTCGGGGAGCCGCTCCCGATCATCGTGGGCACCCGCAGACAGAGCGGGTCGGTCAAGATGAACCCGGCCTGGTTCGAGTTCCACGACGGGTACTTCTGGTTCAACAGCTGGCGCGGAGCGCACTGGCTGGCCCAGGTCGAACGGGACCGGCAGGCCACGTTGCTGCTGATGGACCCGCAGGACATGTACCGGGTGGTGCACGTCGAGACGGCGCTGGTCGCCACCCGGACCGAGGGAGCCGGGGCACACCTGGACCGGTTGTCGTACCGATACCGGGGCGAGCCCTACCGGGCCGTCGCACCGATGCAACGGGTGATCATTCAGCTGGAGCCGCTGCACGTCCGCAGTACGCTCGACGGGCGGCCACGACGATAG
- a CDS encoding DUF1697 domain-containing protein, whose translation MPRYAVLLKGINVGGKKKISMAELRELLTRLGFTEVATYLASGNALVAAEDGPEQVAERIEAGIRDTFGMTVRCLVRTGEELRAVIDGHPLADVADNGSRMFALFLSDDLSPEVLAEHDPRSLAPDEVRLGDRVIYHWCPDGALEAPNVPAFVEKHHKVTVTGRNWNTVTKLAALLS comes from the coding sequence GTGCCTCGTTACGCGGTCCTGCTCAAGGGGATCAACGTCGGTGGCAAGAAGAAGATCTCGATGGCCGAGCTGCGGGAGCTGCTGACCCGGCTGGGCTTCACCGAGGTCGCCACCTACCTGGCGAGCGGCAACGCCCTGGTGGCCGCCGAGGACGGCCCCGAGCAGGTCGCCGAGCGGATCGAGGCCGGCATCCGGGACACCTTCGGGATGACCGTGCGCTGCCTGGTCCGGACCGGCGAGGAGCTGCGGGCCGTGATCGACGGGCACCCGCTGGCCGACGTGGCGGACAACGGGTCGCGGATGTTCGCCCTCTTCCTCTCCGACGACCTCTCCCCCGAGGTCCTGGCCGAGCACGACCCGCGCTCGCTCGCCCCCGACGAGGTCCGGCTCGGCGACCGGGTGATCTACCACTGGTGCCCGGACGGCGCGCTGGAAGCACCCAACGTCCCGGCCTTCGTGGAGAAGCACCACAAGGTCACGGTCACCGGACGCAACTGGAACACCGTCACCAAACTGGCCGCTCTGCTCTCCTGA
- a CDS encoding restriction endonuclease subunit S, with protein sequence MITTPPPDWRETTVRRVLRLLDRPARSGLGVITAYRDGTVTLRSNRREDGYTFSDTENGYQEIRPGDLVFHALDGFAGAVGVSDSHGNGSPVYHVCEPVAGDDPAYLARLLRHLGTSGFLATQAPNVRERSVDFRNWSTFARIPLVLPPADDQRFIADYLDRETAQIDTLIEEQQRLIEMLRERRGAVISNAVARGLVETVALKDSGLPGAGPVPAHWEVMPLRYTIWFQEGPGIMAADFREHGVPLLRVSSVRTARSTLEGCNYLDPDEVDRRWSHFRVDLGDLLISASASMGTVSEVTEETTGSVPYTGIIRIKPGGMHRDFIRWFVVSGEFIDQVDTLKTGSTIQHFGPTHLAQMRVALPPIDEQRQIAAHLDEQVAKIDRLIAETERFIEIARERRSALITAAVTGQIDVRGVA encoded by the coding sequence GTGATCACCACGCCGCCGCCCGACTGGCGTGAGACAACGGTGCGACGAGTGTTGCGTCTGCTGGACCGACCTGCTCGATCGGGGCTCGGTGTTATCACCGCCTATCGGGATGGCACAGTCACTCTGCGCTCGAACCGCCGTGAGGACGGCTACACCTTCTCTGATACCGAGAACGGCTATCAGGAGATCCGCCCCGGCGACCTGGTCTTCCACGCCCTCGACGGTTTTGCTGGCGCCGTCGGCGTCTCGGACAGTCATGGCAACGGTTCACCCGTCTACCACGTCTGTGAGCCTGTGGCGGGCGACGATCCCGCTTACCTTGCCCGCCTGCTACGCCACCTCGGCACCTCTGGCTTCCTCGCCACCCAGGCGCCGAACGTCCGCGAGCGCAGCGTTGACTTCCGCAACTGGAGCACCTTCGCTCGCATTCCTCTGGTACTGCCCCCGGCTGACGATCAACGCTTCATTGCCGACTACCTCGACCGCGAGACGGCCCAAATCGACACGCTCATCGAAGAGCAGCAGCGGCTGATCGAGATGCTCCGCGAGCGGCGAGGGGCAGTGATCTCGAACGCTGTGGCGCGAGGCCTGGTTGAAACGGTTGCGCTCAAAGATTCTGGTCTCCCCGGAGCTGGACCAGTGCCGGCGCACTGGGAGGTCATGCCCCTTCGCTACACCATCTGGTTTCAGGAGGGGCCAGGCATCATGGCCGCGGACTTCCGCGAGCACGGCGTCCCGCTACTGCGGGTCAGCTCTGTGCGCACAGCGCGATCGACGCTTGAGGGTTGCAACTACCTCGACCCCGACGAGGTCGATCGGCGGTGGTCACACTTTCGGGTCGACCTCGGTGATTTGCTTATCAGTGCAAGCGCAAGCATGGGGACGGTCTCCGAGGTCACTGAGGAAACCACCGGGTCGGTGCCTTATACAGGGATCATTCGGATTAAGCCTGGAGGTATGCACAGGGACTTCATTCGGTGGTTCGTAGTCTCGGGCGAGTTCATTGACCAGGTCGATACACTCAAGACGGGGTCGACAATCCAGCACTTCGGCCCAACTCACCTCGCTCAGATGCGGGTCGCGTTGCCGCCCATTGATGAGCAGCGTCAGATTGCTGCGCATCTCGACGAACAGGTCGCGAAGATCGACAGGCTCATCGCCGAGACGGAGCGTTTCATCGAGATCGCTCGCGAGCGCCGGTCGGCGTTGATTACGGCGGCAGTGACGGGGCAGATCGACGTACGAGGGGTGGCGTGA
- a CDS encoding Crp/Fnr family transcriptional regulator encodes MIVQLPPDGLGTTLAQLIRCRALSASTIEVARRDVVYGSLDRDSSIYLVEKGQVKATVPSRDGKECLLDIYTVGDVFGELCLVADGRFETATAMTPTVLRRISAAKVLAALADAGLREEFVRYMARRLFEQQQSIMGLVTEDSEYRLAATLLHLGRKLGRREAQLLLIEEKITQEELAAMVGTTRSRVGLFLKRFRDAGLVGRARDCFLTVHEPRVQRFMADGDLAMSFSPPLAA; translated from the coding sequence GTGATCGTCCAGCTGCCTCCGGACGGCCTCGGCACCACCCTGGCCCAGCTCATCCGCTGCAGGGCGCTCAGCGCCTCCACCATCGAGGTCGCGCGCCGCGACGTCGTCTACGGCTCGCTCGACCGGGACAGCAGCATCTACCTGGTCGAGAAGGGCCAGGTCAAGGCGACCGTGCCGTCCAGGGACGGCAAGGAGTGCCTGCTGGACATCTACACCGTCGGCGACGTCTTCGGCGAGCTCTGCCTGGTCGCGGACGGCCGCTTCGAGACCGCCACCGCCATGACCCCGACGGTGCTGCGCCGGATCTCCGCGGCCAAGGTGCTCGCCGCGCTGGCGGACGCGGGGCTGCGCGAGGAGTTCGTGCGGTACATGGCCCGGCGGCTGTTCGAACAGCAGCAGTCGATCATGGGGCTGGTCACCGAGGACAGCGAGTACCGGTTGGCGGCGACGCTGCTGCACCTGGGGCGCAAGCTCGGCCGGCGCGAGGCGCAGCTGCTGCTGATCGAGGAGAAGATCACCCAGGAGGAGCTGGCCGCGATGGTCGGCACGACGCGCTCGCGGGTCGGGCTGTTCCTGAAGCGCTTCCGGGACGCCGGGCTGGTGGGGCGCGCCCGGGACTGCTTCCTGACCGTCCACGAGCCCCGGGTGCAGCGCTTCATGGCGGACGGCGACCTCGCCATGTCCTTCTCCCCGCCGTTGGCGGCCTGA